In the Drosophila takahashii strain IR98-3 E-12201 chromosome 3R, DtakHiC1v2, whole genome shotgun sequence genome, one interval contains:
- the GATAe gene encoding box A-binding factor encodes MVCKTISTSVKMQLKMEQQTTQQQQQQQQQLQQQQQQQQQALTKQQLQLLDKIKLESSNGAEQLAQQAASNLEEQQEQQQQQPATSVGVVVQTSQAGVSEPEEQYVVVPRIQRRILTTAGTLELNEAREGEPSTNASNASSGSAPDSHIEYQRSAHHSPGAPATHYVQMAPRNAEVPEQVGTAAGAPPGPIFAYSSGQIICAGDDVAAIKIETIEKGESSAESQQQQQQQLQQHQQQQQQCPTPNGGSYGETIVISSEAEALQHHHQQQQQQQHQQQQQQHHQHQAAAAAAAAAQAVHIATSSHGGTVRFVTDDGRFTTAGPETSTSNLYYDAPVVDGSVHANESKTYADLGNAYASFPPSSSFSSNSYAATLQQGNTIYSVPGTGQFLAKSESGLNQLRQAGPATFQTISFNDGGNAIEALWTSPAPPEYQNVPFGNFHPQVIDEYGTGNMTATHWSPAGSIGQYDGSLVTASSTSSPNHELKCENCHSPFMRKGSEYFCPNCPPFMRMAPRMPQRQAKPKAAAAPNNRRNGVTCANCQTNSTTLWRRNNEGNPVCNACGLYYKLHNMNRPLSMKKEGIQKRKRKPKNNGGAPMHRTALPSMSQGVNLMANSPLYPSQVPVSMLNSQQNASPELHDMSTTGPAGGGQRVVAISLNSTAPPPTTDGTLNMSARHHVTGESHSPYSQQSTPQSQSPHLPSTVAINRQIVQPVPTIESGRSSNSELTPSVITRTGLPERSSNN; translated from the exons ATGGTCTGCAAAACTATCTCAACGAGTGTAAAAATGCAGCTGAAG ATGGAACAGCAGAcaacgcagcagcagcagcagcaacagcaacaattgcaacagcagcagcagcaacagcagcaggctCTGACCAAGCAGCAGCTCCAATTGCTGGACAAGATCAAGCTCGAGTCCAGCAACGGTGCCGAGCAACTGGCCCAGCAGGCGGCCAGCAATCTGGAGGAgcaacaggagcagcagcagcagcaacctgcAACATCGGTGGGCGTGGTGGTGCAGACGAGCCAAGCGGGCGTGAGCGAGCCGGAGGAGCAGTACGTGGTGGTGCCGCGCATCCAGCGACGCATCCTCACCACAGCGGGAACACT tGAGTTAAACGAGGCTCGCGAGGGAGAGCCCAGCACTAACGCCAGCAACGCCAGCTCGGGATCCGCTCCGGATAGCCACATTGAGTACCAGCGCAGTGCGCACCACTCGCCGGGAGCCCCGGCCACCCACTACGTGCAGATGGCGCCACGCAATGCGGAGGTGCCGGAGCAGGTGGGAACCGCAGCCGGAGCACCACCTGGCCCCATATTCGCCTATTCCTCCGGCCAGATCATCTGCGCCGGCGACGATGTGGCGGCCATTAAGATAGAGACCATCGAGAAGGGTGAGTCATCGGCTGagtcgcaacagcagcagcagcagcaactgcagcaacaccagcagcagcaacagcaatgtCCCACGCCCAACGGAGGCAGCTATGGTGAGACCATAGTGATCAGCAGCGAGGCGGAGGCACTGCAGcatcaccaccagcagcagcagcagcagcaacaccagcagcagcaacagcaacaccaccaGCATCAggcggcagctgcagcagcggcggcggcccaAGCGGTGCACATAGCCACCAGTTCGCATGGCGGCACCGTTCGCTTCGTCACCGACGATGGACGCTTCACCACCGCCGGCCCGGAGACCTCCACCTCGAATCTTTACTACGACGCCCCCGTGGTGGACGGCAGTGTGCATGCCAACGAGTCGAAGACCTACGCCGATCTGGGCAACGCCTACGCCTCCTTCCCGCCCAGCTCGAGcttcagcagcaacagctaTGCGGCCACCCTGCAGCAGGGCAACACCATCTACAGTGTCCCCGGAACCGGTCAGTTCCTGGCCAAGTCGGAGTCGGGATTGAATCAGCTGCGCCAGGCTGGACCGGCCACCTTCCAGACGATATCCTTCAACGACGGCGGCAACGCCATCGAGGCTCTGTGGACATCGCCCGCTCCGCCGGAGTACCAGAATGTGCCCTTC GGCAACTTCCATCCGCAGGTGATTGATGAGTATGGAACGGGCAACATGACCGCCACCCACTGGTCGCCCGCCGGCAGCATCGGTCAGTACGATGGCAGCTTGGTGACCGCCTCGTCCACCTCGTCCCCGAACCACGAACTCAAGTGCGAGAACTGCCACTCGCCGTTCATGCGCAAGGGCAGCGAGTACTTCTGCCCCAACTGCCCGCCCTTCATGCGGATGGCGCCGCGGATGCCGCAGCGGCAGGCGAAGCCCAAGGCCGCCGCCGCCCCCAACAATCGGCGCAACGGGGTGACCTGCGCCAACTGCCAGACCAACTCGACGACCCTGTGGCGGCGCAACAACGAGGGCAATCCCGTGTGCAACGCCTGCGGACTGTACTACAAGCTGCACAACATGAACCGCCCACTGTCGATGAAGAAGGAGGGCATCCAGAAGCGCAAGCGGAAGCCGAAGAACAACGGAGGAGCTCCCATGCACCGGACAGCGCTGCCAA GCATGTCCCAAGGAGTCAACCTGATGGCGAACAGTCCCCTGTATCCATCCCAAGTCCCAGTGAGCATGCTGAATAGCCAGCAGAACGCCAGTCCGGAGTTGCATGATATGTCGACGACGGGTCCAGCGGGTGGGGGACAGCGGGTGGTGGCCATTTCGCTGAATTCGACAGCACCACCGCCCACCACCGACGGAACGCTGAACATGTCCGCTCGCCACCACGTGACCGGTGAGAGCCACTCGCCCTACAGCCAGCAGTCGACGCCCCAAAGTCAGTCGCCGCATCTGCCCAGCACGGTGGCGATAAACCGCCAGATAGTCCAACC AGTTCCCACCATCGAAAGCGGTCGCAGTTCCAATAGCGAACTCACCCCCAGCGTAATCACACGCACTGGACTGCCAGAGCGATCATCGAATAACTAA